Proteins co-encoded in one Ziziphus jujuba cultivar Dongzao chromosome 9, ASM3175591v1 genomic window:
- the LOC125424008 gene encoding protein PELPK1, producing MASHHYLSMAIMLLMTCSLLSYNTLMVAGARSLLETPLPEIPQLPKPEFPPLPTFPTLPKPHEVPPLPKPKLPPLPHIPTLPKPELPQIPNLPELPKPSLPTIPAFTPPHH from the coding sequence ATGGCTTCTCATCACTACCTTTCCATGGCCATTATGCTTCTCATGACTTGTTCCTTGCTAAGCTACAACACGTTAATGGTTGCGGGTGCTCGCAGTCTGCTGGAGACGCCATTGCCGGAGATACCACAACTTCCGAAGCCAGAGTTTCCTCCTCTTCCCACTTTCCCAACTTTGCCAAAGCCTCATGAGGTTCCTCCATTGCCCAAGCCTAAATTGCCACCACTTCCTCACATTCCAACTTTGCCAAAACCTGAACTGCCTCAAATTCCAAACTTGCCTGAGCTGCCTAAGCCCTCATTGCCTACCATTCCAGCCTTTACTCCACCTCATCACTGA
- the LOC125424007 gene encoding protein PELPK2 translates to MANYHHFSIPILLLMTLSMISNNSKVVGARHLLETVTPILPEVPELPKPELPPLPTFPSLPKPDHVLPPLPKVELPPLPHIPTLPKPELPALPKFPELPQPTLPTIPAFTPPHH, encoded by the coding sequence ATGGCTAATTATCACCATTTTTCCATTCCTATTTTGCTTCTCATGACTCTCTCTATGATAAGCAACAACTCAAAGGTTGTAGGGGCTCGTCATCTCCTCGAGACAGTGACACCAATATTGCCAGAAGTACCAGAGCTTCCGAAGCCAGAGCTGCCTCCTCTTCCCACATTCCCAAGTCTTCCAAAGCCTGATCATGTGCTTCCTCCATTGCCAAAAGTTGAATTGCCACCATTGCCTCATATTCCAACTTTGCCAAAGCCTGAATTGCCTGCTCTTCCAAAGTTTCCTGAGCTGCCTCAGCCCACTTTGCCAACCATTCCAGCCTTCACTCCACCTCATCACTGA
- the LOC107406306 gene encoding pentatricopeptide repeat-containing protein At3g12770-like produces MPFLSLHLHPSVHKIPFKFMSLYAFSTNNTYSITNAQFNLSATVQGFLSLLQKYSKSLIWVKSIHAQIITNCVAIDQSLGTKLIRTYSDLSSLDDARSVFDQFSQPRTFLCNAMLSGYLRNERHRETLDLFRMMGSCNLEFDSYTFNYALKACMGLSDYEMGMEVIKSIVCKKMDKEKYLASLMINFLVKLRKIGDARRVFDMISERDVVCWNSMIGGYVQSGQFDEVFDMFFRMRDSGITPSPITMVSLIQACGRSGDMEIGKCVHGCVLEFGMGEDTFVLSALVDMYSNMGDIGYAHLVFETMPMRNLVSWNTMISGCIQNGLVHESFSLFRRLVTSGCGFDSGTIVSLIQGCALTADMESGKILHGCVIRRGFELNLIISTAIIDLYSKCGAIEQATFVFDRMKERNVITWTAMLVGLAQNGSAGDAMKLFHRMQAEGVVANSVTLVSLVHSCAYVGSPKEGRSTHAYLIRRGYTFDIVVTTALIDMYAKCGKINSAEMIFSNSSIHKDVILYNSMITGYGIHGHGHQAVDIYRRMKEEGVKPNETSFLSLLTACSHSGLVEEGINLFHSMERDHNIKPTQKHYASIVDLLSRAGRFKEAEAFIEQMPFEPGSSIFEALLNGCQTHKNIDLGIKTADKLLGLESMNPGIYVVLSNIYAQARKWDAVNYVRSIMRIRGLKKIPGYSLIEVGNQVYTFFAGDDSHPNWVEIHQYVENLRLEVEACGYVADTSCVLRDVDEAMKIKLLWGHSERLAIAFGLLSTPAGTSIRITKNLRVCVDCHNVTKYISKIVRRELIVRDANRFHLFVNGKCSCNDYW; encoded by the coding sequence ATGCCCTTTCTTTCCCTTCATCTCCATCCTTCTGTTCACAAGATACCCTTCAAATTTATGTCCTTATATGCTTTTTCAACCAATAATACTTATTCAATCACAAATGCCCAATTCAACCTATCAGCAACAGTTCAAGGATTCTTGTcacttttacaaaaatattcaaaaagccTTATCTGGGTCAAGTCCATCCATGCCCAGATTATTACCAATTGTGTAGCGATAGATCAATCTTTGGGTACAAAACTTATCAGAACATACAGCGATTTGAGTAGTTTGGATGATGCCCGTAGCGTGTTTGATCAGTTTTCGCAGCCAAGAACCTTTTTATGCAATGCCATGCTTAGTGGATATTTGAGAAATGAGCGACACAGAGAGACTCTTGACTTGTTTAGAATGATGGGATCTtgtaatttagaatttgatagTTATACATTTAATTATGCACTTAAAGCTTGCATGGGCTTGTCGGATTATGAGATGGGTATGGAGGTTATTAAAAGTATTGTGtgtaaaaaaatggataaagaaAAGTATTTGGCGAGCTTAATGATTAATTTCTTGGTGAAACTTCGTAAAATAGGTGATGCAAGAAGGGTATTTGATATGATTTCTGAAAGAGATGTTGTATGTTGGAATTCAATGATTGGTGGTTATGTGCAATCTGGTCAGTTTGATGAAGTGTTTGATATGTTTTTTAGGATGCGTGATTCTGGTATAACTCCGAGTCCAATAACTATGGTGAGCTTGATTCAAGCCTGCGGGAGAAGTGGTGATATGGAAATTGGAAAATGTGTTCATGGGTGTGTACTAGAATTTGGAATGGGTGAAGACACTTTTGTGCTTAGCGCATTGGTTGACATGTATAGTAATATGGGTGACATTGGATATGCTCATTTAGTTTTTGAGACCATGCCAATGAGAAATTTAGTTTCATGGAATACCATGATCTCAGGATGCATTCAAAATGGTTTGGTGCATGAATCTTTTTCCTTATTTCGTAGATTAGTAACAAGTGGTTGTGGTTTTGATTCAGGAACCATCGTGAGCCTTATTCAGGGCTGTGCTCTAACTGCTGATATGGAAAGTGGGAAGATCCTACATGGTTGTGTTATTAGAAGAGGTTTTGAATTAAATCTTATTATATCTACTGCCATTATTGATCTTTATTCTAAATGTGGTGCCATAGAGCAGGCAACTTTTGTCTTTGACAGGATGAAGGAAAGGAATGTAATTACATGGACTGCAATGCTTGTAGGATTGGCACAAAATGGGTCTGCTGGTGATGCCATGAAACTATTCCATCGTATGCAAGCAGAAGGGGTTGTGGCCAATTCGGTCACTCTTGTTAGCTTAGTCCATTCTTGTGCCTATGTGGGCTCTCCGAAAGAAGGAAGGAGCACTCATGCTTATCTAATTCGGCGTGGTTATACATTTGATATAGTTGTCACGACAGCCTTGATTGATATGTATGCCAAGTGTGGAAAAATAAACTCTGCTGAGATGATTTTTAGCAATAGCAGTATTCACAAAGATGTTATTCTATATAACTCTATGATAACAGGCTATGGCATTCATGGTCATGGCCATCAAGCTGTTGACATCTATAGAAGAATGAAAGAGGAAGGAGTCAAGCCAAATGAAACCTCATTTCTTTCTCTTCTAACTGCTTGCAGTCACTCAGGACTGGTGGAAGAGGGGATCAATTTGTTCCACAGTATGGAAAGAGACCATAACATTAAACCTACTCAGAAACACTATGCTAGCATTGTGGATCTTCTAAGCCGAGCAGGCCGTTTCAAAGAAGCTGAGGCATTTATTGAACAAATGCCCTTTGAACCGGGAAGTTCGATTTTTGAAGCTTTGTTGAATGGATGTCAAACTCACAAGAATATCGATCTGGGTATAAAGACAGCAGATAAATTACTTGGTTTAGAATCCATGAATCCTGGGATATATGTTGTCCTATCAAACATCTATGCTCAAGCAAGAAAATGGGATGCTGTAAACTATGTTAGAAGCATCATGAGGATACGGGGATTGAAGAAAATACCTGGGTATAGCTTAATTGAAGTTGGAAATCAAGTCTACACTTTCTTTGCAGGAGATGATTCTCATCCAAATTGGGTAGAGATTCATCAGTATGTAGAGAATTTAAGACTAGAAGTGGAAGCTTGTGGTTATGTTGCTGACACAAGTTGTGTTCTTCGTGATGTGGATGAGGCAATGAAGATTAAACTGTTATGGGGTCATAGTGAGAGATTAGCTATTGCATTTGGGTTATTAAGTACACCAGCTGGGACCTCCATTAGGATCACCAAGAATCTTCGTGTCTGTGTTGATTGTCATAATGtaaccaaatatatatcaaaaatagtTAGGAGGGAACTTATTGTGAGAGATGCCAATCGTTTCCATCTCTTCGTCAATGGAAAATGCTCTTGTAATGATTATTGGTAA